In Aerococcaceae bacterium zg-252, the genomic window TGCTCATCAGTTGCCTGATACAATCCTTTTTACTATCAACTCAGTATGACCGCTATTCAGCAGAAGATTTTTTATTTTTCCAAGTAATAGCATTGCATTTTCTTTTTATTGGCTATGTACTAGTACGGAGTAATCAATTAATTGGAGAACAATTCAATTGGCTATCAGGAATTGATGTATGGCGTGGTTCAATTACCATTCCATTTTCACATTTCTTCACTGCCACAAAAGTATTACTTTTGCCGTCTAATCACGAAAATGCTACTTACTCATTAAAAGACAGGGTCATACAAACTTTAAAATTACTTGTCACTGTTTTCATTACCACCAGACTGGTAGTCTTTGCAGTTGATCAATTAAGTGAAATTTCTAGCATTTTTGACCAGTTCGCACAACAATATTTCATCCATAATATGCAATCATTTTTCAAAAATTGGTTCAATAGCACTTTTTGGACGGATACTATTTCTTTTGCGATTTTAAGTATTCCAGTAAGTTTGTGGTTATACGGTTTAATCGCTGGTGCAATTTTTTCAAATCGCTCTACGATAACCCCTGAGCGTACAGAAGAAACATTATCACGCATCCGAATATTTTCAACACTAAATGTAACAATCATCGCTACAGCTCTATGCTTATTATATGGTCTATTCTTTATCATTTCGCTACAAGATTTAGCAACTCAATTAAGTAGCATTCCAACACAACAAGTGATACGAGCAGCTCAAGCATCACATTTAGCAGTCAGTGGTTTTTGGCAACTCGTTCAAATCACTTTACTCAACTTTTTTGTACTAGGATTTGCTTTTCTATTTGGAAATCGTGCACTATGGCACACACAATATGCAAAAATATCACTTGTCATCTTATTCAGCTTTAATTTATTATTCTCATGTTTAGCTGCATGGAAATTAATCGGCATTTACATTTGGTTTTACGGACTGACACCATTACGATTGCAGTCAACTTGGTTGATTTCAATCATCATTGTTGCCACAATATTAACATTAATTCGACTATTTAAGCCAATCACTGCATTTCGTTATGGTATTCTCTACTTTATTCTCAGCTACACACTATTATGCGTCATTTATTATTGCGTATTTTAATAGAAAACAAACTGCACTCCTTGTTTATCTAGAGTGCAGTTTGATTTATTCATTAATATTTACGAACATCGGGAGCTGAATAATTCAAAATAAATTGTTCAATTTCTAAAATATCATCTGAAAAAAGAACATTATCTCGGTCGCTTTGACTAAGAAAGCCCTCAGCAACCATATGGTCAAACAGCGCTTTTAATTGGTCAAAGTAACCATTAATATTAAACAGGACACAAGGTTTGTCATTCTGTCCGATACGAGCCCAAGAAATCACTTCCGATATTTCTTCCAATGTACCTGGCCCACCTGGTAAAGCGATAAAGGCTTCTCCTAACATCATCATTTTCGCTTTACGTTGCGGCATATCTTCAACTACTATCAATTCAGATAAGTTCTGATGTGCAATTTCTCGTTCTACTAAAAATGTCGGCATCACACCGATTGCACGACCACCATTTTCAATCACTGTATCAGCCATAATTCCCATTAATCCAACATTACCACCACCATAGACTAAATCATGAAGATTTTCAGACATCCATAAAGCTAATTCGTTCGTTCTCTCACTATAAATCGGATTACGCCCTGTACTTGCCCCACAATAAATTGTTATTTTCACTCTTCAACACGCTCTTTTCGGTTAATATATATTTACTGCTCATTTTGGTAAAAGGATATCAAACCATAAGAGAATTGTAAAGACTCTTCCACTTCAGCATTCTCCGCACCACAAAAATAGACTAGGAATCCAAAAATTCCTAGTCCACCACTTTAGTTCGCTTGAGCTACCTCATCATCCACTTAGAATGGTTCAAAGCATAATACTCTCACTTATACTAAATTATTTATTCTTTAAGTTGTAGAATGATTGTAAACCGTCGTATTTAGCAACTTCACCTAATTCATCTTCAATACGTAATAATTGGTTGTATTTAGCGATACGGTCTGTACGGCTTAATGAACCTGTTTTGATTTGACCAGCGTTAGTTGCAACAGCGATGTCAGAGATTGTAGAATCTTCTGTTTCACCAGAGCGGTGAGAAACAACTGCTGTGTAACCAGCTTTTTTAGCCATTTCAATCGCATCAAATGTTTCAGTTAAAGTACCGATTTGGTTAACTTTGATTAAGATTGAGTTTGCGATACCTTGTTCGATACCACGAGATAAGATTTCAGTGTTTGTTACGAATAAATCGTCACCTACTAATTGAACTTTGTGACCGATACGTTCAGTTAATAATTTCCAACCGTCCCAGTCATTTTCGTCCATACCATCTTCGATTGAGATAATTGGATATTTGTCAACTAATTCTTCTAAATAGTCAACTTGCTCTTCAGCTGTACGAACTTTACCTTTTTCACCTTCGAATTTAGTATAGTCGTAAACTTTTTTCTCTTTGTCATAGAATTCAGAAGATGCACAGTCGAAACCTAAGAATACATCTTTACCTGGCTCTAAACCAGCTTTTTTGATTGCTTCTAAGATTGTTTCAACACCGTCTTCAGTTCCTTCAAATGCAGGAGCGAAACCACCTTCGTCACCTACAGCTGTTACTAAACCACGGTCATGTAAGATTGATTTCAATGCGTGGAATACTTCAGCACCCCAACGTAATGCTTCTTTAAATGTTGGTGCACCAACTGGTAAAATCATGAATTCTTGGAAAGCGATAGGTGCATCAGAGTGAGAACCACCGTTTACGATATTCATCATTGGAGTTGGTAATACTTTAGTATTGAAACCACCTAAGTATTGGTATACTGGTACGTTTAAGTAATCAGCAGCAGCACGTGCAACAGCGATAGAAACACCTAAAATAGCGTTCGCACCTAATTTACCTTTGTTTGGAGTTCCGTCTAATTCGATCATTAATTTATCGATTGCTTGTTGTTGTAAAACATCATAACCTAATAATGCTTCAGCAATAATGTTGTTTACATTATCAACAGCTTTAGAAACACCTTTACCTAAGTAACGAGATTTGTCGCCATCACGTAATTCAACTGCTTCGTGTTCACCAGTAGACGCACCTGACGGTACCATACCGCGTCCGAAAGCACCGCTTTCTGTATAAACTTCTACTTCGATTGTTGGGTTACCACGTGAATCTAATACTTCGCGTGCATATACATCTGTAATAAATGGCATATTGTTTTCTCCTTTATTTTCGGCTTTATTTCCATGCAATAATACATGAACACCTATATTATATTTTAATAATCTTCTGCATAAAAAGCAAAAGTTTTTCTAACAAATTGATTATTTATTTATTTTTTAATCAATGATTCTCCAGTCATTTCAACTGGTTGTGCTACATTTAATAAATCTAACAATGTTGGTGCTAAATCAGCTAAACGTCCACCGTCACGCAATTCAACACCATGTTTTGTTACAATAACTGGCACTGGATTGGTTGTATGAGCTGTCATCGGTTGGTCATCTAAAGTAATCACTTCATCTGAGTTACCATGGTCAGCCGTAATAATCGCATAACCACCTTTTGAGATGATTAAATCTACAACTTCACCTAAACACTCATCAACAGCTTCAATTGCTTTTACAGTTGGTTCTAACATACCACTGTGTCCAACCATGTCAGGGTTAGCAAAGTTCAAGATAATCGCATCTAATGTATCTTCGTTGATAGCTGCTACTAAAGCATCTTTTACTTCATAAGCTGACATTTCTGGTTTTAAATCATAAGTCGCAACTTTTGGTGACGGAATTAAAATACGTGATTCTCCTTCAAACTCTTCGTGACGTCCACCACTCATAAAGAATGTAACATGTGGATATTTTTCAGTTTCAGCGATGCGTAACTGTGTTTTGCCAGCACTTGCTAACACTTCACCTACTGTATTCACTAAATCTTGCTTTTTAAATGCAATCTCAGCAATAACATCGGCACTGTACTCAGTAAATGTCACAAATTTAGCTGTTTTAGGTGCATGTTCACCACGATCAAATCCGTCAAATGCTGGATTTGTTAATGCTGTTCCTAATTGAATTGCTCGGTCAGGACGGAAGTTGAAGAAGATTACTGAATCACCGTCTTCAATCGTAGCAACCGGTGCATCACCTTTCGTTACAACAAATGGTAATACAAATTCATCGAATACTTCTTTATCGTATGACGCTTGAACACCCTCAGCTGCACTTGCAAATGTTTCACCTTTAGCATAAACCATTGCGTCGTATGCTAATTGCACACGTTCCCAACGTTTGTCACGGTCCATTGCATAGTAACGACCAGAGATTGTCGCAAATTCACCTACACCGATTTCATCAAACTTCTCTTCAGTTGTCTTAACAAAGTCAATTGCAGAAGACGGTGCTACATCACGACCATCTAAAAATCCATGTACATATACTTTTTCTAAGCCATGGTCTTTAGCTAATTGTAATAAAGCGAATAAATGTTCATAATGTGAATGAACCCCACCGTCAGACAATAAGCCCATTAAGTGTAATGCTTTACCACTTTCTTTCGCTGCTTTAACAGCTTCTACTAGTTCAGGAATTTCAAAGAAGTCTTTTTCACGAATTGAAATATTAATGCGTGTTAATGACTGGTACACAATACGTCCAGCACCAATATTCATGTGTCCTACTTCTGAGTTACCCATTTGACCGTCTGGTAAACCAACATCTTCTCCACTAGCTTTTAATTGATTATGTGGAAATTCTGCCCAATAACGGTCAAAATTTGGTTTATGCGCTGCTTTAACAGCATTTCCTTTTACTTCATCTCGAATGGCAAAACCATCTAAGATAATTAAAGCTACAGGTGCTTTACTCATTATTTAACTGCCTCCAATAATGCTAAGAATGACTCAGCTTGTAAACTTGCGCCACCAACTAATGCACCGTCCACATCTGGACATGCCATGTAGTCAGCAATGTTTTCTGGTTTCACAGAACCACCGTATTGTACACGAACTTTGTCTGCAACTTCTTGACCAAAGTCTTGCGCAACAACGTCACGTACTGCTTTACACATTTTTTGTGCATCATCTTGAGTTGCTGATTTACCAGTTCCGATTGCCCAAATTGGTTCATAAGCAATTACTAATGAAGCCACTTGTTCAGCTGATAAACCTTTTAATGCTGCAGATACTTGTGCACCAACAAATTCAACTGCTTCACCAGCCTCATACGTTTCCAATGTTTCACCACAACAAATAATTGGTGTCATACCATTACGGAAAATCGCATGTGCTTTTTTATTAATATCTTCATCTGTTTCGTGGAAATACTCACGACGTTCAGAGTGACCAATAATAACATAGTCCACTTCTAACGCACCTAATGCTTTAGGACTTACTTCACCAGTGAATGCTCCCTCATCTTCAAAATAACAGTTTTGCGCTGCTACTTTAACTTCTGATTCACGAACACCTTTTTTCATGCCCTCTAAGAATAATGCTGGTGCACCAATAACAGTATCCACTAATTCATTTGACGGAATATTATTTTTCACTGCTGAAACAAATTCACGTGCTTCGCTATGTGTTTTGTTCATCTTCCAGTTACCTGCAATAATTGGTTTACGACTCATCAAATCCACTCCTTTTTTTATATTGTAGTATTCACCTTGAAGACGCCATACAAAGTTTATTAATCGATAAACTTCATATCCAGCGTCTTAAGATTTTTTACTTATTATTTATCTTCAATTGACACAACACCTGGTAATTCTACGCCTTCTAAGTAAGTTAATGACGCACCACCACCTGTTGAAATGTGAGTAAATTTATCTTCATAACCTAATTGTGCAACAGCTGCAGCAGAATCTCCACCACCAACAACTGTCGTAGCATCTGTTAAATGAGCAATCGCTTCACACACACCAATTGTACCTTTAGCAAAGTTTGGTAATTCAAATACACCCATTGGTCCGTTCCAAACAACTGTTTTAGCTGTTGATAAAACATCAGTAAATAATTTAACTGATTCAGGACCACAATCTAAACCTTCCCAATCAGCAGGAATCTCATCAACTGATACAACTTTACGGTTTGCATCATTAGAGAAGTCATCCGCTACAACGATGTCCACAGGTAATACTAATTTATCGCCTGCACGTTCTAACAATTCTTTTGCTAATTCAACACGGTCTAATTCTAATAATGATTTACCAACTTCTTTACCTTGTGCTTTTAAGAACGTATAAGCCATACCACCACCGATAATAACTTTATCCGCTTTTTCTAACAAGTTTTCGATTACTTTAATTTTATCTGAAACTTTCGCTCCACCTAAAATTGCTACAAATGGACGAACTGGAGCATCAACTGCTTCACCTAAGAATTTTACTTCTTTTTCCATTAAGTAACCAACTGCATTTGGTAAGTTTGATGCAATACCGATGTTTGATGCATGTGCACGGTGTGCTGTACCAAATGCATCGTTTACATATAAATCACCTAAAGATGCCCAATATTTACCTAATTCTGGATCATTTTTAGATTCTTTCTTACCGTCGATATCTTCAAAACGTGTATTTTCAACAACTAATACATCGCCTTCATTCAATGCTTTAACAGCTGCTTCTAATTCAGCACCACGAGTTTCTGGTGAAAATGCAACCGGTTGTCCTAATAATTCAGCTAAACGGTCTGCTGCTGGTTTTAATGATTTACTTGCTTTATCAGCTTCTTCTTTCACTTTTCCTAAGTGAGAGAATAATACCACTTTAGCTTTGTTATTAATTAAATATTTAATTGTATCTAAAGCTGCTACAATACGGTTATCGTTTGTAATAACGCCCTCTTTCATTGGAACGTTAAAGTCAACACGTACTAATACTGTTTTACCTTGAACTTGTAAATCTTCAACTGTTCTTTTTGCCATTCAGTTACCCTCCTAAGGTTATCAAATTTATTTAAAAAGTTTTATTCGCTCTTAACTCTATAAAAAATGCGAGGAAGCGTCATGCCTCCCCGCTGTCTTGGATAGACGCTCTTTTTTATAAGACGCTATACTAATCGCAAGCTCTCACACTTAATATTATAAGTTAGCGAAGTACTCTAAAGTACGAACTAATTGAGCAGTATATGACATTTCGTTATCATACCAAGCAACAGTTTTAACTAATTGTTTGTCGCCAACTGTCATAACTTTTGTTTGAGTTGCATCGAATAATGAACCAAATGTGATACCTACGATATCAGAAGATACGATTGGATCTTCAGTATATCCGTAAGATTCGTTAGCAGCTTCTTTCATTGCTGCATTAATTTCGTCAGCTGTTACGTTTTTCTCTAAAACAGTTACTAACTCAGTTAATGAACCTGTTGGAACTGGAACACGTTGTGCAGCACCGTCTAATTTACCGTTTAATTCAGGAATTACTAAACCGATAGCTTTAGCAGCACCTGTTGTGTTAGGTACGATGTTTGCAGCAGCAGCACGAGCACGACGTAAGTCACCTTTACCGTGTGGTGCATCTAAAGTATTTTGGTCACCAGTGTAAGCATGGATAGTTGTCATTAAACCTTCAACAACACCAAATTTGTCTTGTAATACTTTAGCCATAGGAGCTAAACAGTTTGTAGTACATGAAGCACCAGAAATTACTGTTTCGTCACCTTTTAAGATGTCGTGGTTTACGTTGTAAACAACTGTTGGTACATCGTTACCACCAGGAGCAGAGATTACAACACGTTTAGCGCCACCTTTTAAGTGTAATTCAGCTTTTTCTTTTGAAGTGAAGAAACCAGTACATTCTAATACGATGTCTACTCCTAATTCACCCCAAGGTAATTCTTCAGGGTTACGGTTAGCTAATACTTTAACTTCTTTACCGTTTACACGGAATGCTCCTTCTAATACTTCAACTTCACCATTGAAACGGCCTTGAGTTGTGTCATATTTTAATAAGTGAGCTAATGTTTTAGCATCTGTTAAGTCGTTGATTGCAACTACTTCAATGCCTTCCACTTCTTGAATACGACGGAATGCTAAACGACCAATACGTCCGAAACCATTAATACCTACTTTTACTGTCATAATTTGACTTCCTCCTTAAGGATATTTTATTTTAATGAGTTCCCTCATTTAAAATCATATTTGCGACGCCCTCGTCACAGATGAGCCACCCATGATGTTGGACTAGTTGACAATAGCCTTTTACCGCTTCTGCTTTAGAAGCACCTGCTACTACTGTCACAACTAAAGGAATTTGACTGAGTTCTTCGATTTGAATACCAATTCTCGGTAATCGTAACACTTCATTCCCTTGTTCATTGAAAAATACACCAAACGCTTCACCTATCGCCTGCTGTTCACGCAATAATTGCTGCTGTTCACTTGTCAGTTCACGACGCTCTGCCATAGTCTTGGCAGAACCCACACTCACCAATAAGCAGTCTGCTTGTTTTCCCAACATCACTGCTTGATTGATAGCTGGGTCATTCAATAGTGCTTTAGACGCCAATTCTTCCATCATATCGGGGATAAACAACGGAACATATTGTGCTCCAGTTTTTTGAGCCATAAGCCCCCCCACCATATTTGATTGAATATTGAATCGTCCACCAACACCACCTCGTGCTGGAACAAATACTAGCTCTCTATCTTTCGATAGAATTTGCGTCAAGCCCTCGCCTACATGTGCGAGCGTTTCGCCACCAGTTACTGCAATTGTATTTTGCCCATATTTTAAATAGCGATTCAACACTTGCTCAACTGCTCGGCTTAATTCTGCATAGACGCTCGTATCTTGTTCGACATTCCCACTCACTACCATGCAACCGTCCAATCCTAAACGAGATTGTAACTTTGCTGATAACTCATGCAAATAATTCGTGCTCACCATTTTATCGGCAATAACAGCAGCCACTTCTTGTCCTCTGGACGTCAAACGTATACCTGAATGTCCTACTTCAACTAAGTGCTGTTCTTTCATTAACTGAATAATTGTACGCAGTGAACGCTCGGATAAATTCACCTTTTGTGCTAATGTTTTTCGTCCAATTGCCTGATGTGTTGACTGTAATTGATACAAAATCGAACAACGGACTTGCAACATCTCATTTAAATCTGGTGCAATGTCTTGCATTATAGAAAAAACATCCTGCATGGTGTTCCTCCTTTTTGGGCAATATACGACCATAAATTAAAATCCGAATAATTTCTCTCATTTTACAAAATTAGGTCGCTTACCACATTAATACTATAACATTTATCTGCATAATTTGCAAACTAAACTCGAGTACACTTCATTAATATTTTTTATTAGAAAGTGGTCGATATTCGACCACGATGTGCGGTTACATTCAAAAAAAAGACTAAGTCCTGTCAAACTTAGTCTTCACTTAATTATTTAGTTAACGATTGATTGTTCTCCATAATATTATCAATCAAACCATATTCTTTTGCCTCTTGAGCGCTCTTATAATTATCACGATCTGTATCACGTGCAATCACTTCAATTGGTTGCCCTGTACGCTCTGCTAAGATTTCATTCAAACGTTCACGTGTACGTAAAATATGACGTGCAGCAATTTCAATTTCAGTCGCTTGTCCTTGTGCTCCACCTAATGGTTGGTGAATCATAATTTCTGCATTCGGTAAAGCATGACGTTTTCCTTTTTGACCAGCTGCTAATAAAAATGCACCCATTGACGCAGCCATACCCATAACAATTGTTTGAACATCAGACTTAATGAAATTCATCGTATCATAAATTGCCATACCTGCCGTAACACTACCACCAGGAGAATTGATATATAGATAAATATCTTTTTCTGAATCTTGAGCTTCTAAAAATAGTAATTGTGCAATTACACTATTCGCTACATTATCATCAATTGGCCCACTTAACATAATAATTCTATCTTTTAATAATCGTGAATAAATATCATATGCACGCTCTCCACGTGATGATTGTTCAATAACCGTTGGAATTAAGTTCATCTTTTATTACTCCTCTACTTCGATAAATAGTTCATTCAAAATACTAGAAACCATCTATTGCTAATTTATACTTAACAATTTAAGTAAACTTGTTAAGTAATGTGTCATTATTATACCGTTTTAGTCAAAGAAGGTCAATTAAGATGCACAATTTATCTTCCACTCCTAAAAAAACACACTCCCTTTCAGGAGTGCATTTAATAGGTTTAAGATTATTGACCTAAATGGCCTTTAACTAAACTTTCGATTTTACCCATTTCTTCTGCAAAATCACTACCATTAATTAAAATGTTTTCTAAAGCAATTTTTAATTCTGAGTAAACTTCACTAGCACCAACATATGCTGGTTGAGACATACCGAATTCTAATTCTTCAGATGCTGCTTTTACTAATGGGTTTTCTTCTAAGTATTTTGTCCAAACTTCTGACTCAACACCTTGTTTTGTTACTGGTAAGTAACCTGTTTCAGATGCCCAACGAGCAGTGTTATTTAACAAGAATGAAATGAATTGAATCGCACCTTTTTGTTGTTCTTCAGACGCAGATGAGAATACACCTAAGTCATTTCCAGCAAAAATTGTTAATTCTTCACCACCACCGAATACTGGTACGTGAGCTGTTTTTAATTCAATATTGTTTTCTTCAACACCTGGTAATACATATGGTAAACCAGCTGATGAACCGATATATAATGCAGATTCACCAGATGAGAATGGACCACTCATGTAACCATCTTCACCAGCAGTACGTGCATGACCTGCATCAATTAATTCTTTAATGAATTGAATTGGTTCTAACGCTTCTTTTGATGTAAAGTCAACTTTAGATAAGTCTGATGAAATCCAAGCAGCACCATTTTGACGTGCCATTGTTTCATATTCAGCAGCCACATCATTTTCAAATCCCATTGCTGGTTTTTCGATACCTGCTTTATCTAATGCTTCACCTAATGCTTTTACTTCTTCCCAAGTTTTTGGTACTTCTGCACCAACTTCATTTAACATTGTTTGGTTAACAAACATTAAACGAACTGATTTGGCGAATGGTAAAGCATAAATTTTATCACCAAAAGTTACACCTGTCATAAATCCAGGGAAAATTCCTTCACGTAATTCATCTGTAAAGCCATTTTCAGCTGTTAAAATATCATTTAAAGGCATTAATAAACCTTGATCCATGTAGTCCGGTGTATTAGATGCTGTTAATTGTGCGATTGTTGGTAATTGACCAGATACACCTGATGCCATAACACTTTGTTGTAATGAGCTATAATCACCTTGGTTTTGTTCGATTACTTCAACTGTATCTTGAGAATTATTAAATTCTTCAACCAATTTTGTAATCGTTTCTTGGTGCTTACCATTCATGGCATGCCAGAAAGTTACCTGAACTTTTTCTTGAGCAGAAGCAGTTGGAACAAAAGTGCTCAACGCTGAAGCTGTTAATAAAGTTGCTGCTAATGTGCGTAATTTTTTCATTAAAATTTTTCCTCCTAAAATAGCACGTTCAACGGCATCACAGTACCGCCAACTACATTTTCGTAAAAGAATAAGATTTTGTCAACTCATAATAGAATTAATTTTATATTTTTTTGTTAATGTTCGCCTTTACCCTTTCAAACCAGAACTTGCAATACCTTGCATAATGTATTTTTGTAATAATAAATAGATGACAACCATTGGTACCACTACTAATGTCGAAGCTGCCATTAACAATTCAAATTGTGTTCCAGCCTCAGTCGTAAATGCTTGTAATCCGACAGGCAATGTACGCAATGCCTTATCATTCGTTACAATCAATGGCCACATAAATGAGTTCCAACTACCGATAACTTTTAAAATCATTACTGCGATAATTGATGAACGTGATAATGGCACTAACATTTCCCATAAGAAACGCCAGTCACTCGCACCATCAGTTTTCGCTGCATAATACAATTGGTCTGGTACCGATTGAAATGATTGTTTTAAAGTAAAGACTGAGAACACACTCGCTAACCATGGAATAATCAATGCCCAATAAGTATTAATCATTCCCCAACCAGACAAGGTCACGAAGTTCGGAATCGTCATCAACTCACCTGGCACCATCATCGTTCCTAGTAAAATAATGAACAATATATCTTTACCCCAGAATTTTAACTTCGCAAATGCAAACGCAGCTAAAATACTTGTCACTAATTCCCCTGAAGTTGTTGCTAATGTAACGAACACACTGTTTAAGAAATAACGAGCGAATGGAGCTACTTCCAATGCTTTTTCATAGTTTGAAAACAACCAATTTTGTGGCAACCACGTTGGTGGTATCATTATCGCTTCACCAGATGACTTCAAACTCGTTGCCAACATCCAGTAGAATGGCAAAATCATAAAGATTCCACCTAAAAACAGGATAGCGTAAAGCGCTAAATTTTTAACGATGCCCTTCATTTTAGCCACCTCT contains:
- a CDS encoding DUF4173 domain-containing protein encodes the protein MNNEIIVEQKKSTLPLLDAQQIRVAKLNTLWIFIIAYLYTYTVWDLHTHYYLLLTLALIAFVEYFNHIMKRNIASVTAKLEYAVLLISCLIQSFLLSTQYDRYSAEDFLFFQVIALHFLFIGYVLVRSNQLIGEQFNWLSGIDVWRGSITIPFSHFFTATKVLLLPSNHENATYSLKDRVIQTLKLLVTVFITTRLVVFAVDQLSEISSIFDQFAQQYFIHNMQSFFKNWFNSTFWTDTISFAILSIPVSLWLYGLIAGAIFSNRSTITPERTEETLSRIRIFSTLNVTIIATALCLLYGLFFIISLQDLATQLSSIPTQQVIRAAQASHLAVSGFWQLVQITLLNFFVLGFAFLFGNRALWHTQYAKISLVILFSFNLLFSCLAAWKLIGIYIWFYGLTPLRLQSTWLISIIIVATILTLIRLFKPITAFRYGILYFILSYTLLCVIYYCVF
- a CDS encoding TIGR00730 family Rossman fold protein, whose translation is MKITIYCGASTGRNPIYSERTNELALWMSENLHDLVYGGGNVGLMGIMADTVIENGGRAIGVMPTFLVEREIAHQNLSELIVVEDMPQRKAKMMMLGEAFIALPGGPGTLEEISEVISWARIGQNDKPCVLFNINGYFDQLKALFDHMVAEGFLSQSDRDNVLFSDDILEIEQFILNYSAPDVRKY
- the eno gene encoding phosphopyruvate hydratase; protein product: MPFITDVYAREVLDSRGNPTIEVEVYTESGAFGRGMVPSGASTGEHEAVELRDGDKSRYLGKGVSKAVDNVNNIIAEALLGYDVLQQQAIDKLMIELDGTPNKGKLGANAILGVSIAVARAAADYLNVPVYQYLGGFNTKVLPTPMMNIVNGGSHSDAPIAFQEFMILPVGAPTFKEALRWGAEVFHALKSILHDRGLVTAVGDEGGFAPAFEGTEDGVETILEAIKKAGLEPGKDVFLGFDCASSEFYDKEKKVYDYTKFEGEKGKVRTAEEQVDYLEELVDKYPIISIEDGMDENDWDGWKLLTERIGHKVQLVGDDLFVTNTEILSRGIEQGIANSILIKVNQIGTLTETFDAIEMAKKAGYTAVVSHRSGETEDSTISDIAVATNAGQIKTGSLSRTDRIAKYNQLLRIEDELGEVAKYDGLQSFYNLKNK
- a CDS encoding 2,3-bisphosphoglycerate-independent phosphoglycerate mutase, yielding MSKAPVALIILDGFAIRDEVKGNAVKAAHKPNFDRYWAEFPHNQLKASGEDVGLPDGQMGNSEVGHMNIGAGRIVYQSLTRINISIREKDFFEIPELVEAVKAAKESGKALHLMGLLSDGGVHSHYEHLFALLQLAKDHGLEKVYVHGFLDGRDVAPSSAIDFVKTTEEKFDEIGVGEFATISGRYYAMDRDKRWERVQLAYDAMVYAKGETFASAAEGVQASYDKEVFDEFVLPFVVTKGDAPVATIEDGDSVIFFNFRPDRAIQLGTALTNPAFDGFDRGEHAPKTAKFVTFTEYSADVIAEIAFKKQDLVNTVGEVLASAGKTQLRIAETEKYPHVTFFMSGGRHEEFEGESRILIPSPKVATYDLKPEMSAYEVKDALVAAINEDTLDAIILNFANPDMVGHSGMLEPTVKAIEAVDECLGEVVDLIISKGGYAIITADHGNSDEVITLDDQPMTAHTTNPVPVIVTKHGVELRDGGRLADLAPTLLDLLNVAQPVEMTGESLIKK
- a CDS encoding triose-phosphate isomerase, with the protein product MSRKPIIAGNWKMNKTHSEAREFVSAVKNNIPSNELVDTVIGAPALFLEGMKKGVRESEVKVAAQNCYFEDEGAFTGEVSPKALGALEVDYVIIGHSERREYFHETDEDINKKAHAIFRNGMTPIICCGETLETYEAGEAVEFVGAQVSAALKGLSAEQVASLVIAYEPIWAIGTGKSATQDDAQKMCKAVRDVVAQDFGQEVADKVRVQYGGSVKPENIADYMACPDVDGALVGGASLQAESFLALLEAVK
- a CDS encoding phosphoglycerate kinase, producing the protein MAKRTVEDLQVQGKTVLVRVDFNVPMKEGVITNDNRIVAALDTIKYLINNKAKVVLFSHLGKVKEEADKASKSLKPAADRLAELLGQPVAFSPETRGAELEAAVKALNEGDVLVVENTRFEDIDGKKESKNDPELGKYWASLGDLYVNDAFGTAHRAHASNIGIASNLPNAVGYLMEKEVKFLGEAVDAPVRPFVAILGGAKVSDKIKVIENLLEKADKVIIGGGMAYTFLKAQGKEVGKSLLELDRVELAKELLERAGDKLVLPVDIVVADDFSNDANRKVVSVDEIPADWEGLDCGPESVKLFTDVLSTAKTVVWNGPMGVFELPNFAKGTIGVCEAIAHLTDATTVVGGGDSAAAVAQLGYEDKFTHISTGGGASLTYLEGVELPGVVSIEDK
- the gap gene encoding type I glyceraldehyde-3-phosphate dehydrogenase — its product is MTVKVGINGFGRIGRLAFRRIQEVEGIEVVAINDLTDAKTLAHLLKYDTTQGRFNGEVEVLEGAFRVNGKEVKVLANRNPEELPWGELGVDIVLECTGFFTSKEKAELHLKGGAKRVVISAPGGNDVPTVVYNVNHDILKGDETVISGASCTTNCLAPMAKVLQDKFGVVEGLMTTIHAYTGDQNTLDAPHGKGDLRRARAAAANIVPNTTGAAKAIGLVIPELNGKLDGAAQRVPVPTGSLTELVTVLEKNVTADEINAAMKEAANESYGYTEDPIVSSDIVGITFGSLFDATQTKVMTVGDKQLVKTVAWYDNEMSYTAQLVRTLEYFANL
- the clpP gene encoding ATP-dependent Clp endopeptidase proteolytic subunit ClpP yields the protein MNLIPTVIEQSSRGERAYDIYSRLLKDRIIMLSGPIDDNVANSVIAQLLFLEAQDSEKDIYLYINSPGGSVTAGMAIYDTMNFIKSDVQTIVMGMAASMGAFLLAAGQKGKRHALPNAEIMIHQPLGGAQGQATEIEIAARHILRTRERLNEILAERTGQPIEVIARDTDRDNYKSAQEAKEYGLIDNIMENNQSLTK